A window of the Archocentrus centrarchus isolate MPI-CPG fArcCen1 chromosome 17, fArcCen1, whole genome shotgun sequence genome harbors these coding sequences:
- the LOC115795812 gene encoding zinc finger protein 2 homolog, which translates to MVLQAQDSSAFDSSSGSCLTSHSNMKCEEEESLDDPQVCNQERYSSLDQQDAELPQIKEEHEELCISQDGEQLVVKQEAEDIIVWTGEEQLKLLDNIWKPEINLHSVDLPQKHDCKEEVFTGQQVCNQERNSSMNQEDSEPPQIKEEEEEPSTSQGEQLILKQKTDTFMMTPAYKECDHSGPEPNSEQFLSCISPKSESQDQEESKHTDSGLARNGEPKKRPQIDRKHINSQPVSQTRHKTETSRKSVKCDICGKTFYYKSCLTKHLRVHTGEKPYSCSTCGKGFSQMINLKSHIRVHTGEKPYCCSTCGKRFSFSSPFKTHIRIHTGEKPHSCGTCGKKFSKKADLESHMKIHTGEKPHSCNTCGKRFRHMINLKIHIRIHTGERPYSCMICGSSFRKKSSLECHVRSHTGEKPFACSICGKGFTQTPNLKIHMRIHTGEKPYSCNTCGKSFSVSSAFKKHMRIHTGEKPYSCSTCGKRFTQKSGLETHIKIHTGEKPHSCSTCGKRFSTMVYLKIHTRSHTGEKPYSCSTCGRRFSDLSGFKSHMKIHTGEKPHSCSTCGKGFIQLQHLKRHVRTHTGEKPYSCSTCGRGFSGLSGLKRHMKIHTGEKPYSCSTCGKTFRDLSTLKTHMRIHTGEKPYSCGTCGKSFIQMIHLKNHMRIHTGEKPYKCSTCGKRFRHITNMKSHMTIHMTRS; encoded by the exons ATGGTCTTGCAAGCCCAGGACAGTTCAGCCTTTGATTCTTCTTCTGGATCGTGTCTG ACCTCCCACAGCAACATGAAgtgtgaagaagaggagagtcTGGATGACCCACAGGTCTGTAACCAGGAGAGGTACTCCAGTCTGGACCAGCAGGATGCAGAACttccacagattaaagaggaacatGAGGAACTCTGCATCAGTCAGGATGGAGAGCAGCTTGTTgtgaagcaggaggctgaagacATCATTGTCTGGACTGGAGAAGAGCAGCTCAAACTGCTGGATAACATCTGGAAACCTGAAATAAACTTGCACAGCGTAG ATCTCCCACAAAAACATGACTGTAAGGAGGAGGTTTTTACAGGCCAGCAGGTCTGTAACCAGGAGAGGAACTCAAGTATGAACCAGGAGGACTCAGAAcctccacagattaaagaggaagaggaggaaccCAGCACCAGTCAAGGAGAGCAGCTTATACTGAAGCAGAAGACTGATACCTTTATGATGACTCCTGCTTATAAGGAATGTGACCACAGTGGACCAGAACCAAACAGTGAGCAGTTCCTTTCTTGCATCTCTCCTAAATCAGAGAGCCAAGATCAGGAAGAAAGCAAGCATACGGACTCAGGATTGGCTAGAAATGGAGAGCCAAAGAAGAGACCTCAAATAGACAGAAAACATATTAACAGTCAGCCTGTGTCACAGACTCGGCATAAAACTGAAACAAGTagaaaatctgtaaaatgtgacatttgtggaaaaactttttaCTATAAATCTTGCTTGACAAAACATCTAAGAGTTCACACAGGTGAAAAACCCTATTCCTGCAGCACATGTGGGAAAGGATTTAGTCAGATGATAAATTTGAAAAGTCACATCAGAgtccacacaggtgagaagccatattgttgtagcacctgtgggaaaagatttAGTTTCTCATCACCATTCAAAACCCACATtagaattcacacaggtgagaagccacatTCTTGTGGGACTTGTGGGAAAAAATTCTCCAAGAAAGCAGACTTGGAAAGTCACATGaaaattcacacaggtgagaagccacatTCTTGTAACACGTGTGGTAAAAGATTCAGGCATATGATAAACTTGAAAATTCACATAAggattcacacaggtgagaggcCTTATTCTTGTATGATTTGTGGAAGTAGTTTCAGAAAGAAATCATCACTAGAATGTCATGTCAGaagtcacacaggtgagaaacctTTTGCTTGTAGCATCTGTGGGAAAGGATTCACTCAGACACCAAACTTAAAAATTCAcatgagaattcacacaggtgagaaaccatATTCTTGTAATACGTGTGGGAAAAGCTTTAGTGTTTCATCAGCATTCAAAAAACATATGCGaatccacacaggtgagaaaccatattcttgtagcacctgtgggaaaagatttACCCAGAAATCAGGACTGGAAACTCACATCaaaattcacacaggtgagaagccgcattcttgtagcacctgtgggaaaagatttAGTACAATGGTATATTTAAAAATTCACACAAGaagtcacacaggtgagaagccatacTCTTGTAGTACGTGTGGGAGAAGATTTAGTGACTTATCAGGATTCAAAAGTCATATGAAAATTCACACAGGCGAGAAGCCACATTCTtgtagcacctgtgggaaaggatttattcagctgcagcactTGAAAAGACACGTGAGaactcacacaggtgagaaaccatATTCTTGTAGCACCTGTGGGAGGGGATTTAGTGGCTTATCAGGGCTAAAAAGACACATGAAAATCCAtacaggtgagaagccatattcttgtagcacctgtgggaaaaCATTTAGAGATTTATcaactttgaaaacacacatgagaattcacacaggtgagaaaccatATTCATGTGGGACCTGCGGGAAAAGTTTCATTCAAATGATACACTTGAAAAATCACATGcgaattcacacaggtgagaagccatatAAGtgtagcacctgtgggaaaagattcCGTCATATTACAAACATGAAGTCTCACATGACAATTCACATGACAAGAAGTTAA